The Heyndrickxia acidicola sequence GGGTGACTCAAAAGGCAGTTATTAAAAGCGGCCTTTTGAGTGACCTCTATTTATTTTTACGGAAACAAAAGGAAAAGAGGAGAAGAAAACTTGGTGAGAATAATAGCATGGTGTCTGTTTCAAAAAATTATTTAAGCAGAGAAGAACAGGCAGGACGAGCTGAGCATATCTAGTAATATCCAATGCTCGTTTGGATTCAACATTGATTAGAGTGGAAGGCAAAGACTCCTGCAAGTTAACAAAGTTATTGGGGGGATCCTGCAAAAGCATGGAACGATGTGCTCTAGTACCGCCCACGAAAATCGAGTATTCGGAGTGCAAATCAACCGGCAGGGTGATCAGAACGCTGCCTATATCTACGTATAGTCCAATTTTTGGATTTAATTCAAAGGTTGCTTGAAGCTATTTGGGACAGCCTCAATCCTTCCTGCTATCCTGTTCAGATTCCTCCAGTTTTTTTAAGTGAGGGTTGTTTTCTATCGGATCAATGGTGTGTTTGTAAGCATACGCTTTTGACGTTGTTACCCACGAAAGAACGACAACCAATAAAACAATCAGGACGCCAACAATAATAATCGTCGTCATCAGCATAGAAAGAGCCTCCTTTAGTAAAAACAGGATAATATCCTTTTATTTATATTACCATAAAATACCTCATTCCTTTTTATTCTAATTGAGGGTTTTTGAATTTTTAAAAACGGGTATGGTGAAAAAGGAGGAGGATGAAAATATGGAAAAAAAACAAATTATATCTTTAATCAATAAGCAGGTTGCTAACTGGACGGTGCTTTATACCAAATTACATAATTTTCACTGGTTCGTGAAAGGACATCATTTCTTTACCCTTCATGAAAAGTTTGAAGAACTGTATAATACCGCAGACGGGTATATTGATGAGCTGGCTGAGCGTATTTTAGCGCTTGATGGAAGACCTGCTGCCACTTTAAAAGAAGTGCTGGAAATTGCTTCTGTACAGGAGGCGGAAGGCAATCTATCGGCGGAAGAAATGGTGCAGACACTAATTAGTGATTTCCAATCATTATCCAGTGAACTGGCAGAGGGAATTGAAGAAGCTGGAAATGCAGGAGATGGCTCTACAGCGGATTTGCTTACTGGCATTCAGGAGGATATAGAAAAGCATGCATGGATGCTGAAGGCGTATCTGGGATAAAAATTGGTGGACATCCGATTCTTTTGTTCGCCTGAAAAAAGGAAATAACAAAAGCAGCGCTGAGGCTGCTTTTTCTATGTATGGATCAATGTAAATAATTTGATGGAGGATAAGAAAAAGGATCTGCTGCTTGAGCGAATTTTCCTTTTAGCGTCTCAACTAAATAAAGGTTAATGAAATGCTGAAGCTCTTTATCGTTCATATCATTTACAATTTCAAGCAATTCTTTGCGGTTGGAGCTTTCTAGAACGGCAAATGTAATAATATCAAGATCCTCTTCATCCCCGGTCAATCGGTTTTTATATACCTCGTATAGTTCATCAACTAATCTCACTGAGCAAACCTCTCCTCTTGAATAAATTATTATGTATTTCCTTTTTTTAAATAATTATTTAGCCACTGTAGTCGCTTGTCAGCTCCCAACGTCTATCAGCCAGCGATTTCTGTGTATCCTCATTAAGATAAGTCAACATCTAGTTTCCTTTATCTCAGTCAAAGACTATGAAATCCGTACGCCGATGAGCAAGGCGCTTCCGCTTTTCATTGTCTAGCTCCAGCGCCAATCGGCTAGCGGATTTCTCCGTCTTTTCCCTACGATAAGTCAACATCAGCTCGTGGAAAGCCTCGCTGTGTTTCCTTTATCTCAGTCAAAGACTATGAAATCCGTACGCCGATGAGCAAGGCGCTTCCGCTTTTCTTATTACTTACCCGATTTGCTGAAAATAATCCCTGCTTTTCCATAACTTCTACTTTTTAGCGGGGGGCTTTAGAGCCTTCTTTAGCGGCGGGCTTGTTTACTCGTTTTTCCTGTTTATCGGTTCCAATACTTGGATTAATATGAATGGAACCTTTCATAGAAAAAGCTCCCATTCATATTTTGATGTGTTTTGTGGGAAACAATACATAAGAATTGATTAAAAAAGCAATAAAGAGTTGGCTTTTCTTAAAAAGCCTTTTTCGTAAAATTTGTTGAATTGTTAATGAAATTATTTAACCAATGTAGTCTAGCCCCTATCGGATAGCGGATTAAACTTCTCTTTCCTCGGATATGACTCCGAAATTTTTTCGCTCATGAATAAGGTGCTTGCACTTTAGTGAGAGGAACGAGTAGAAAAAAGGAGAGCTATTGACTGTATGAAAAACAACATCTATGCGAAAACAGCCTTAATCATTCTATGCATGTATTTACATGACAATGGTCTATTTATCAGGAGTGAAACGTAAGGATGGAAGATGAAAAGAAAGTTTATTTTATAGAAATTGCCAGCGGTGAAATTTCGAGACGGTCAACGGATTCTCCCTGGAATTTTCAAATAGAAGCAACCGATGATGAAATAACACAGCTGAGAGAAGTATTTCAGCAAAATTATGAAGCCGAATGGGAAGGGTTTTTTAGAGCGCATGTCCCTTTTATTGAATATCACTACGACCGTGTTAACGATGTTTATGATCAAAATATGATGAAGGCTTACAGCATGATTTATAATCTGGGAAATCTTGAGGCAAAAAAACATATTGAAAATATGGGAATTCTAAGCAGCTTCACCACTAAATAAATGAGTCTGTCCCTTTATAGTTAGGGACAGGCTTATTTTTTTAGGCAGGCAAAGTCCTTATGGAGCTTGAAGAAAACCTTCAAAGCTCCCATTTACTCGTAATTCCCTTTATAATGTATGAGAAGAATTCATATCGTTAGGAGTAATCTTACATGAATCAAACGTTTAGGGACCAAAATGGCTACAAAGTCTGCCTTTCATTTTCAAAGCATTCCTTTCCAATTGTATCCAAGCATGTGCTAGTGTTATGCATGTTTGGGGAGGAGTGGCTTTTAACCAGCCATCCTGTAAGGGGTCTGGAATTTCCAGGGGGAAAAGTAGAAGACAATGAATCAGTAGAAGAAGCAGCAAAACGGGAGGTTTTTGAAGAAACAGGCGGTATCGTTAAAAGGGGTTCCTTTATTGGAGAGTACATGGTGGAAGACACGGAGAAAGGCCCTTTTGTAAAAACGATCTTATTCGCTAGTATTGAACAGTTGGAAAAGAAAGAGCATTATAATGAAACCAATGGTCCCATTCTGATCAAAGGGACTTTATCTGACAAACTGAACAGGGAAGATTTTAGTTTTATTATGAATGATGGAGTAGTCTTTGCTGCGATCGAAAGAGCAAGGGATTTGCAGCTGCTTCCATAACAATAAAGATTGCCTGTTTCTCTTTGGCATTTTTTAGCATGATTGCAGCAGGCTTACGAAAAAAGCACATAAAAAGCAGCAGGGCTAATTAAAATGTACCCCGCTCTTTTTATAGGCATTATTTTGTAATTAGTCCTTCTTCATTTCATGTTTGATTTGCGGCGTTAGCGCAAAATTTCAGTATGTCTGTACGCTGTTTATAAATCTTTAATTAGTTTCTTTTCCAGAAAGTCTACCAGCTGATACATAATGGTGGCAATAACGGCTATGATGATCATGGAAAGCATAACAAGTGTAAAATTAAATACTTGGAATCCGTAAATAATCATATAACCAAGCCCTTTTGAAGAAACAAGATATTCTCCCACAATGACCCCCACCCAAGAAAGCCCGACATTCACTTTAAGTGTAGAGATAATGGCGGGAAAGGAACCAGGCAAAACAGCTTCCTTAAAGGCTTGAAATCTTGAAGCGCCAAAGGTTTTTAACACTTTAAGATAATTAGGGTCTACATCACGGAAGGCAGTGTAAATGACAATGGTGGTAACAATGACAGAGATAATGATCCCCATTGAAATAATGGAAGAAAAGCCGGGTCCCATAAGCACAATTAATACTGGACCCAAGGCTACTTTCGGCATGGCATTAAAGATGACAAGATAAGGATCAAGAACCTTTGACAAGAAAGGAGACCACCAAAGGATTGCCGCGAGGATGGTGCCGAGAAGCGTACCGAGTACAAAGCCCATTATGGTTTCAAATACAGTAATAAATAAATTCATATAAAGAGTACCGTCGGCAAGCTTGGTGATAAGAAGGCTCCAAATTCTGCTTGGAGAGCTGAAAATCAGCGGATCAATCCAGCCAAGTCGGCTGGCTGTTTCCCATAAACCCATAAACACAACCAAAATCAAAAGCTGATAAAAACGTACCAGTCTTTTTTCTTTCTTAATCCCCAGGATAAACTGCTTGTGAAGCAATGTGGTTTTATCAGAGGCCTTCAAGTGACTCCAGCTCCTTCCATATTTCATTAAAGAGAACAGAATAGGAAGGCATGCTCCTAACCTGAAAAGGTTTAATGAACCGCAATTCATCCGGAACCTTAAAGATCTTGTGAAGCCTTCCTGGTTTTGCAGCAAACAACAGAATACGGTCACTCATAGAAATGGCTTCACCTATATCATGCGTAACCAAGACGGCTGTCTTTTTTACATTCCTCAAGGTTTCAAATACTAAATCCTCCAGTTTGAGTTTTGTTTGAAAATCAAGTGCTGAAAAGGGTTCATCCAAAAGTAAAATCTTTGGATTGAAAGCAAGGGTCCGGACGAGGGCTGCCCTCTGCCTCATCCCTCCGGATAGCTGCCTTGGAAACTGTTGTTCTACTCCGGCAAGACCAATATCCTTTAAAAGCGCTAAGGCTTGTATTTTCGTTTCAGGGGTTAATCGTTTCATTAGCTTAAGACCCAATAATATATTTTCCTCTATGGTTTTCCAGGGGAACAAATAATCCTGCTGAAGCATATAGCCAATGGATGATAATTGCAAAGCGGGAGACTGCCCATCAATCATGACGGATCCTTCCGTTGGAGGCATCAGTCCTGCAAGAATGGATAGTACTGTTGTTTTGCCGCAGCCGCTGGGGCCCAGGATTGATATGAATTCCCCCTCTTCAATTTGAAAAGAAACATCCTCTAAGACTTGTGTGGCATTTTTTGAATTGAAATAGCTGTGGTGAATGTGATCAACGGTAAGGAAGCTCATGTGAATCGCTCTCCTTTATTTATTTGCCTGTTTTGCAATCGAGGTATTAACAAGCTTGTTGTAATCTACTGGCTGAGGAAGCTCGCCTGCTTCTTTCATAATGCCTTGGAGGTTATCCCAGCCTTTTTTATTTAAAATTAGATTATTGGAAAAGGATCCTTGGTTCCGATAGCGATTGACAGCGGTCGCAAGTGTATTCAAGTCGGTATCCTCAAAGTATGGATGAATGGCGGCTGCAATTTCTTGAGGGGTATGCTCCTGCACCCATTTATTCGCTTCTGAAAGAGCACGGACAAACTTTTCTATCGTCTTCTTGTTTTTAGTGAGATAGCTTTGCTTTGTCATGTAGTCTGTATAAGGCACTTCGCCGGATTCAGTGCCAAATGATGCGACGATATAGCCTTTTCCTTCTTTTTGAAAAACTGAGGCTGTTGGTTCAAATAGCTGCACAAAATCACCTGTACCTGATGCGAAGGCAACATGTATCAAAATACACTGCTGAAGCATAAGAGCAGCTGGTTTGTAAGGGAAGGAAATGGTGTGGTAAAAAAATCTATTTTAATATCTAAGCAGGAGTCAGGAGAATTTGTCCAAGTAATAGGGGGGGAAATCACCTGAAGAACAGATTTATTTTTAATATATGTTTATGGTTCTATTGGATTACGTCCAGTTGATAGGAAAAATAACACACGTTATTTTTGAAAAGTACAAAAAGTCTAAATATACAGATGACGAATTAAACTAATTGTGGTAGTATAACAAAAAGAAGTTATATTAAAAATGATATACATAAAATTGAAAGCGGTTTTAAGAAAGCAGTAAACGATGCTTGAATGAAATGGCTAATCTTTATTTTGTCAGACTTCGTGGCATCTTTTTGCAGATTTCATCATACATTGCTTACTGAACCCTTTGCATTCCTTTATTTTTTTGTCAATTTTACATGGTCTATAAAAGTTGAACAAAAAATGAATGCCTATTCAGAGTTGTTGTCAAAGAGGGCTTTTTGGTCCTTTTTTA is a genomic window containing:
- a CDS encoding hydrolase; this encodes MEDEKKVYFIEIASGEISRRSTDSPWNFQIEATDDEITQLREVFQQNYEAEWEGFFRAHVPFIEYHYDRVNDVYDQNMMKAYSMIYNLGNLEAKKHIENMGILSSFTTK
- the ytzI gene encoding YtzI protein, translating into MLMTTIIIVGVLIVLLVVVLSWVTTSKAYAYKHTIDPIENNPHLKKLEESEQDSRKD
- the ytkD gene encoding RNA deprotection pyrophosphohydrolase → MNQTFRDQNGYKVCLSFSKHSFPIVSKHVLVLCMFGEEWLLTSHPVRGLEFPGGKVEDNESVEEAAKREVFEETGGIVKRGSFIGEYMVEDTEKGPFVKTILFASIEQLEKKEHYNETNGPILIKGTLSDKLNREDFSFIMNDGVVFAAIERARDLQLLP
- a CDS encoding ABC transporter permease, producing MKASDKTTLLHKQFILGIKKEKRLVRFYQLLILVVFMGLWETASRLGWIDPLIFSSPSRIWSLLITKLADGTLYMNLFITVFETIMGFVLGTLLGTILAAILWWSPFLSKVLDPYLVIFNAMPKVALGPVLIVLMGPGFSSIISMGIIISVIVTTIVIYTAFRDVDPNYLKVLKTFGASRFQAFKEAVLPGSFPAIISTLKVNVGLSWVGVIVGEYLVSSKGLGYMIIYGFQVFNFTLVMLSMIIIAVIATIMYQLVDFLEKKLIKDL
- a CDS encoding ABC transporter ATP-binding protein translates to MSFLTVDHIHHSYFNSKNATQVLEDVSFQIEEGEFISILGPSGCGKTTVLSILAGLMPPTEGSVMIDGQSPALQLSSIGYMLQQDYLFPWKTIEENILLGLKLMKRLTPETKIQALALLKDIGLAGVEQQFPRQLSGGMRQRAALVRTLAFNPKILLLDEPFSALDFQTKLKLEDLVFETLRNVKKTAVLVTHDIGEAISMSDRILLFAAKPGRLHKIFKVPDELRFIKPFQVRSMPSYSVLFNEIWKELESLEGL
- a CDS encoding Dps family protein yields the protein MEKKQIISLINKQVANWTVLYTKLHNFHWFVKGHHFFTLHEKFEELYNTADGYIDELAERILALDGRPAATLKEVLEIASVQEAEGNLSAEEMVQTLISDFQSLSSELAEGIEEAGNAGDGSTADLLTGIQEDIEKHAWMLKAYLG
- a CDS encoding DUF6154 family protein, whose amino-acid sequence is MRLVDELYEVYKNRLTGDEEDLDIITFAVLESSNRKELLEIVNDMNDKELQHFINLYLVETLKGKFAQAADPFSYPPSNYLH